One window of the Candidatus Microbacterium colombiense genome contains the following:
- a CDS encoding hotdog fold thioesterase → MSDVATTEGLDWATARGMGALAQKMGMEFLEFSLDRCVATLPVEGNTQPVGLMHGGAYVVLGESLGSMAANLHAGPGRLAVGVDINATHTRSATSGIVTGVCTPVHLGRSITVHEIVVTDDQGRRCSTIRITNMIKDAPPAQ, encoded by the coding sequence ATGAGCGACGTCGCGACGACCGAAGGTCTCGACTGGGCGACCGCCCGCGGAATGGGCGCTCTCGCCCAGAAGATGGGGATGGAATTCCTCGAGTTCAGTCTCGATCGGTGTGTCGCAACTCTTCCCGTGGAGGGCAACACACAGCCGGTCGGTCTCATGCACGGCGGTGCCTATGTGGTCCTGGGCGAGTCGCTCGGTTCGATGGCCGCGAACCTGCACGCCGGTCCCGGCCGTCTCGCGGTCGGCGTCGACATCAACGCGACCCACACGCGTTCGGCCACATCGGGCATCGTGACCGGCGTCTGCACCCCGGTGCATCTCGGTCGCAGCATCACCGTGCACGAGATCGTCGTGACCGACGATCAGGGACGCCGCTGCTCGACCATCCGCATCACCAACATGATCAAGGACGCGCCTCCGGCGCAGTGA
- a CDS encoding GNAT family N-acetyltransferase, which yields MVALDADHDLRPVAIGDGAALARAYARNREHLAPWEPMRDDVFFTTSWQESDVARCIADASAGRGSRFVIASSDGEIRGRVNLNSIVRGAFRSADLGYWIDDASQGRGLTSRAVAVVLAHAREDLELHRVQAATLTHNVASQRVLRGNRFERIGLAPRYLRIAGEWQDHVLFQRLLDDAVTAPEARP from the coding sequence GTGGTCGCGCTCGACGCGGATCACGATCTGCGTCCGGTGGCCATCGGGGACGGTGCGGCCCTCGCTCGCGCCTATGCGCGCAATCGCGAGCATCTCGCTCCCTGGGAGCCGATGCGGGACGATGTCTTCTTCACCACCTCGTGGCAGGAGAGCGATGTCGCCCGGTGCATCGCGGATGCATCGGCCGGACGCGGCTCCCGGTTCGTCATCGCTTCTTCGGACGGTGAGATCCGCGGACGAGTGAACCTCAACAGCATCGTGCGCGGCGCCTTTCGCAGCGCCGATCTGGGGTACTGGATCGATGACGCGTCCCAGGGAAGAGGACTAACGTCGCGCGCAGTCGCGGTCGTGCTCGCACACGCGCGTGAGGACCTCGAACTTCACCGCGTGCAGGCCGCGACGCTGACGCACAACGTCGCCTCGCAACGCGTTCTTCGAGGAAACCGGTTCGAGCGCATCGGGCTCGCCCCGCGTTACCTCAGGATCGCGGGGGAGTGGCAGGACCACGTCCTCTTCCAGCGTCTGCTGGACGACGCCGTCACTGCGCCGGAGGCGCGTCCTTGA
- a CDS encoding response regulator: protein MTEEELAEQPTASAPRRVVVAEDESLIRLDIVEILRDNGFDVVGEAGDGETAVALATELRPDLVIMDVKMPQLDGISAAEKLHKGNIAPVVLLTAFSQKELVERASEAGALAYVVKPFTPNDLLPAIEIALARHEQIITLEAEVADMVERFETRKLVDRAKGLLNEKMGLSEPEAFRWIQKASMDRRLTMQDVAKAIIEQLAPKK from the coding sequence GTGACCGAGGAAGAATTGGCAGAACAGCCCACGGCATCCGCCCCGCGACGTGTCGTCGTCGCCGAAGACGAATCGCTGATCCGTCTCGACATCGTCGAGATCCTCCGCGACAACGGCTTCGATGTCGTCGGAGAGGCCGGAGACGGTGAGACCGCGGTCGCGCTGGCCACCGAGCTGCGCCCCGACCTCGTCATCATGGATGTGAAGATGCCCCAGCTCGACGGCATCAGCGCCGCCGAGAAGCTGCACAAGGGGAACATCGCTCCCGTGGTGCTGCTGACCGCGTTCAGCCAGAAGGAACTCGTCGAGCGGGCGAGCGAGGCCGGCGCGCTGGCCTACGTCGTGAAGCCGTTCACCCCGAACGACCTCCTCCCCGCGATCGAGATCGCGCTGGCCCGCCACGAGCAGATCATCACGCTCGAGGCCGAGGTCGCCGACATGGTCGAGCGTTTCGAGACCCGCAAGCTCGTCGACCGGGCCAAGGGCCTGCTCAACGAGAAGATGGGCCTGAGCGAGCCCGAGGCGTTCCGCTGGATCCAGAAGGCATCCATGGATCGCCGTCTGACGATGCAGGACGTCGCCAAGGCGATCATCGAGCAGCTCGCTCCCAAGAAGTAG
- a CDS encoding alpha/beta hydrolase gives MLRRIAWWVADYAYAAFWQVRASFGRRDAGSLSRGGAAPIVILPGVYETWRFLQPLITAIHTRGHPVHVLDALSRNRLPVADAAKLVTEFIERADLTDVILVAHSKGGLAGKIVMTGPGAGRVRAMLAIATPFGGSRYARRMPGRTLRAFSPDDPSILSLAELRDVNARIVSIFAAFDPHIPEGSELIGAKNVRLETGGHFRVLAHPRVLGELAALVETGP, from the coding sequence ATGCTGAGAAGGATCGCGTGGTGGGTCGCGGACTACGCCTACGCCGCGTTCTGGCAGGTGCGCGCGTCGTTCGGACGGCGCGACGCCGGCTCGCTCAGCAGGGGCGGTGCCGCACCGATCGTCATTCTTCCCGGCGTCTACGAGACCTGGCGTTTCCTGCAGCCGCTGATCACCGCGATCCATACTCGGGGGCATCCGGTGCACGTGCTCGATGCGCTCTCCCGCAACCGGCTACCGGTCGCCGATGCGGCGAAGCTCGTGACCGAGTTCATCGAGCGCGCCGATCTGACCGACGTCATCCTGGTGGCGCACAGCAAAGGCGGCCTTGCCGGCAAGATCGTCATGACCGGCCCGGGTGCGGGGCGTGTGCGTGCGATGCTGGCGATCGCCACGCCGTTCGGCGGCTCACGTTACGCACGACGGATGCCGGGGCGCACGCTGCGTGCCTTCTCGCCGGACGACCCGTCGATCCTGAGCCTGGCGGAGCTGCGGGACGTGAACGCCCGGATCGTGTCGATCTTCGCCGCGTTCGATCCGCACATCCCCGAGGGCAGCGAGCTCATCGGTGCGAAGAACGTGCGGCTGGAGACCGGCGGGCACTTCCGTGTGCTCGCGCACCCGAGGGTGTTGGGAGAGCTCGCAGCTCTCGTCGAGACGGGTCCTTAG
- the gltB gene encoding glutamate synthase large subunit, whose translation MASSDLRSPVGMNYPAKQGMYNPAFEKDACGLAMVTTLRGTAGHDIISLALEALRNLEHRGAIGSDAGTGDGAGILTQMPDEFLRAVAGFELPPVGEYAVGLSFLPRDSSERRQQKAGIEKIARSEGLRVLGWREVPTVNENLGKLADEARPAFEQLFVSAGGATHSDAPLTGIALDRVAYRLRKRAGHELGAYFVSLSSRTLGYKGMVTTLQLEPFYPDLQDERFASELAVVHSRYSTNTFPSWPLAQPLRMLAHNGEINTVGGNRNWMRARQSQLESELLGDVSPLLPICTDGASDSASFDEVLELLTLTGRSLPHAIMMMVPEAYEKQSDVTPELRSFYEYHSNQMEPWDGPAALIFTDGTLVGATLDRNGLRPGRWTETIDGLIVIGSETGVLKFEPERIKRRGRLQPGKMFLVDTAQGRIISDQELKQDLSTMHPWQEWLDAGAVRLADLPEREHIVHPPASITRRQRTFGYTEEEVRILLTPMGQNGMEPLGAMGSDTPIAVLSKRPRLLFDYFTQQFAQVTNPPLDSIREEVVTSLKLGLGPESNLLSWGPEHTRTVSLDFPVIDNDELAKIRHIDKALPDRSSVTIRGLYHFDAGPETLQDRLTEMCAEVDEAIESGAEFIILSDRDSNKDLTPIPSLLMVSAIHHHLIRRENRMKVGLIVEAGDVREVHHVATLIGYGASAINPYLAMETVEHLVRTGYITGISPEKAVRNLIYALGKGVLKIMSKMGISTVSSYAGAQVFEAVGLSEEFIDAYFTRTESKLGGIGIEEIFAENQARHDYAYPEDAAARAHERLWTGGEYQWRRDGSPHLFSPETVFKLQHATRTRRYDIFREYTKLVDDQAAELKTLRGLFTLRTGTRRPVPLDEVESVADIVKRFSTGAMSYGSISREAHETLAIAMNSIGGKSNTGEGGEDPDRLVDPARRSSIKQVASGRFGVTSLYLTEADDIQIKLAQGAKPGEGGQLPPTKVYPWVARTRHATAGVGLISPPPHHDIYSIEDLKQLIFDLKRANPEARIHTKLVSQSGIGAVSAGVAKALSDVILVSGHDGGTGASPLNSLKHAGTPWELGLAETQQTLMLNGMRDRVVVQVDGQLKTGRDVIIGALLGAEEFGFATAPLVVSGCIMMRVCHLDTCPVGVATQNPALRERFTGKPEFVVNFMEFIAEEVRELLAELGYRSIDEIVGRADLIEVNAAVDHWKAEGLDLSPILDGPAFPAGEPRRSGRTQDHELEKHFDVQLIDIAKGSLLNGEPVVVELPIANTERAVGTMLGHQVTSRHGADGLPRETIDVTLHGTAGQSLGAFLPRGIVLRLEGDANDYVGKGLSGGDITIRPPRGSAITPQENVIAGNVIGYGATSGTMFISGVVGERFLVRNSGATAVVEGVGDHALEYMTGGLAVILGSTGRNFGAGMSGGVAYVHALDTGKVNSQSLGSGELLLEQLDRADLEVLRSLLIEHIERTASPLASDLLARFEETASEFVKVLPRDFAAVRSMREEAVAEGIDPDGDIVWNRILEVTGG comes from the coding sequence ATGGCATCGAGCGACCTCCGCTCACCTGTCGGGATGAATTATCCGGCGAAACAGGGCATGTACAACCCCGCGTTCGAGAAGGACGCCTGTGGCCTCGCCATGGTCACCACCCTTCGCGGCACGGCAGGGCACGACATCATCTCGCTGGCGCTCGAGGCGTTGCGCAACCTGGAGCACCGCGGTGCGATCGGTTCCGACGCGGGCACGGGTGACGGGGCAGGCATCCTGACCCAGATGCCCGACGAGTTCCTGCGCGCCGTCGCAGGATTCGAGTTGCCTCCGGTGGGGGAGTACGCCGTCGGTCTGTCGTTCCTGCCGCGTGATTCGAGCGAGCGCCGCCAGCAGAAGGCGGGGATCGAGAAGATCGCTCGCTCCGAGGGCCTCCGGGTGCTCGGCTGGCGTGAGGTGCCGACGGTCAACGAGAACCTCGGCAAGCTCGCCGACGAGGCTCGCCCCGCCTTCGAACAGCTCTTCGTGAGCGCCGGCGGCGCCACGCACTCCGACGCGCCGCTCACGGGCATCGCCCTGGACCGGGTCGCCTACCGACTGCGCAAGCGCGCGGGGCACGAGCTCGGCGCGTACTTCGTCTCGCTCTCCAGCCGCACGCTCGGGTACAAGGGCATGGTCACGACCCTGCAGCTGGAGCCGTTCTATCCCGACCTGCAGGATGAGCGGTTCGCATCGGAGCTCGCCGTCGTGCACTCGCGGTACTCCACCAACACCTTCCCCTCGTGGCCGCTGGCGCAGCCGCTGCGCATGCTGGCGCACAACGGCGAGATCAACACCGTCGGCGGCAACCGCAACTGGATGCGCGCGCGGCAGTCGCAGCTCGAGTCCGAACTGCTGGGCGATGTGTCGCCGCTGCTCCCGATCTGCACGGACGGCGCGAGCGACTCCGCATCCTTCGATGAGGTGCTGGAACTGCTGACCCTCACCGGCCGCAGCCTCCCGCACGCGATCATGATGATGGTGCCCGAGGCGTACGAGAAGCAGTCGGACGTCACACCGGAGCTTCGGTCGTTCTACGAGTACCACTCCAACCAGATGGAGCCGTGGGACGGTCCTGCGGCCCTCATCTTCACCGACGGCACGCTCGTCGGCGCGACCCTGGACCGCAACGGGCTTCGTCCCGGACGTTGGACCGAGACGATCGACGGCCTCATCGTCATCGGCTCGGAGACCGGCGTTCTGAAGTTCGAGCCGGAGCGAATCAAGCGTCGCGGGCGTCTGCAGCCCGGCAAGATGTTCCTCGTCGACACGGCTCAGGGCCGGATCATCAGCGACCAGGAGCTGAAGCAGGACCTCTCCACGATGCACCCCTGGCAGGAATGGCTCGACGCCGGGGCGGTGCGCCTGGCCGACCTTCCCGAGCGCGAGCACATCGTGCACCCGCCGGCATCGATCACACGTCGCCAGCGCACCTTCGGATACACCGAGGAAGAAGTGCGCATCCTCCTGACCCCGATGGGGCAGAACGGCATGGAGCCCCTCGGGGCCATGGGTTCCGACACGCCGATCGCTGTGCTCAGCAAGCGCCCGCGTCTGCTGTTCGACTACTTCACGCAGCAGTTCGCGCAGGTCACCAACCCGCCGCTCGACTCGATCCGCGAAGAGGTCGTCACGAGCCTCAAGCTCGGGCTCGGCCCGGAGAGCAACCTGCTCTCGTGGGGGCCGGAGCACACGCGCACGGTGTCGCTCGACTTCCCGGTGATCGACAACGACGAACTCGCGAAGATCCGCCACATCGACAAGGCGCTGCCGGATCGTTCGAGTGTGACGATCCGCGGTCTGTACCACTTCGACGCCGGCCCCGAGACTCTGCAGGACCGTCTCACGGAGATGTGCGCCGAGGTCGATGAGGCCATCGAGAGCGGGGCCGAGTTCATCATCCTGTCGGACCGCGACTCGAACAAGGATCTGACGCCGATCCCGTCGCTGCTCATGGTCTCGGCGATCCACCATCACCTGATCCGCCGCGAGAACCGTATGAAGGTCGGTCTGATCGTGGAGGCCGGTGATGTCCGCGAGGTGCACCACGTCGCCACGCTGATCGGGTACGGCGCCTCGGCGATCAACCCGTATCTGGCCATGGAGACGGTGGAGCACCTGGTGCGCACCGGTTACATCACGGGCATCTCGCCCGAGAAGGCCGTGCGCAACCTGATCTACGCGCTCGGCAAGGGCGTGCTGAAGATCATGTCGAAGATGGGCATCTCGACGGTGTCTTCCTACGCCGGTGCGCAGGTGTTCGAGGCCGTGGGACTCAGCGAGGAGTTCATCGACGCCTACTTCACGCGTACCGAGTCCAAGCTCGGCGGTATCGGCATCGAGGAGATCTTCGCCGAGAACCAGGCGCGTCATGACTACGCCTATCCGGAAGACGCTGCAGCGCGGGCGCACGAGCGCCTGTGGACGGGCGGCGAGTACCAGTGGCGTCGTGACGGCTCACCGCACCTCTTCAGCCCGGAGACGGTGTTCAAGCTGCAGCACGCGACCCGCACGCGTCGCTACGACATCTTCCGCGAGTACACGAAGCTGGTCGACGACCAGGCCGCCGAGCTGAAGACGCTGCGCGGGCTCTTCACCCTGCGCACGGGCACGCGTCGTCCGGTGCCTCTCGACGAGGTCGAGTCGGTCGCCGACATCGTCAAGCGCTTCTCGACCGGGGCGATGAGCTACGGCTCCATCTCCCGCGAGGCGCACGAGACGCTCGCGATCGCGATGAACAGCATCGGCGGCAAGTCGAACACCGGAGAGGGCGGGGAAGACCCGGATCGCCTCGTCGATCCCGCGCGCCGCAGCTCGATCAAGCAGGTCGCCTCGGGACGCTTCGGTGTCACGAGCCTGTATCTCACCGAGGCCGACGACATCCAGATCAAGCTCGCCCAGGGCGCCAAGCCCGGTGAGGGAGGTCAGCTGCCGCCGACCAAGGTGTACCCGTGGGTGGCGCGGACGCGTCACGCGACGGCCGGCGTGGGGCTCATCTCGCCACCACCGCACCACGACATCTACTCGATCGAAGACCTCAAGCAGCTCATCTTCGACCTGAAGCGGGCGAACCCCGAGGCACGCATCCACACCAAGCTGGTCAGCCAGTCCGGTATCGGTGCCGTCTCGGCGGGAGTCGCCAAGGCGCTCAGCGACGTGATCCTGGTGTCCGGCCACGACGGCGGCACCGGCGCGAGCCCGCTGAACTCGCTCAAGCATGCGGGGACACCATGGGAGCTCGGACTCGCTGAGACGCAGCAGACGCTTATGCTCAACGGCATGCGCGACCGCGTGGTCGTGCAGGTCGACGGTCAGCTGAAGACCGGTCGTGACGTGATCATCGGCGCGCTGCTCGGCGCCGAGGAGTTCGGCTTCGCGACGGCGCCCCTGGTGGTCAGCGGATGCATCATGATGCGTGTGTGCCACCTCGACACCTGCCCCGTGGGCGTGGCGACGCAGAACCCGGCGCTGCGTGAGCGGTTCACCGGCAAGCCCGAGTTCGTCGTGAACTTCATGGAGTTCATCGCCGAAGAGGTGCGTGAACTGCTCGCCGAGCTCGGGTACCGCTCGATCGACGAGATCGTCGGTCGCGCCGACCTGATCGAGGTCAACGCGGCTGTCGACCACTGGAAGGCCGAGGGGCTCGACCTCTCGCCGATCCTCGACGGCCCGGCATTCCCCGCGGGGGAACCCCGCCGCAGCGGTCGCACGCAGGACCATGAGCTCGAGAAGCACTTCGACGTGCAGCTCATCGACATCGCGAAGGGATCGCTGCTCAACGGCGAGCCCGTCGTCGTCGAGCTGCCCATCGCCAACACCGAGCGCGCCGTCGGCACGATGCTGGGCCATCAGGTCACCTCGCGTCACGGAGCCGACGGACTTCCGCGGGAGACCATCGATGTGACGCTGCACGGCACCGCCGGGCAGTCGCTCGGTGCCTTCCTGCCGCGCGGCATCGTGCTGCGCCTCGAGGGAGACGCGAACGACTACGTGGGCAAGGGCCTCTCCGGTGGCGACATCACCATCCGACCCCCGCGCGGATCCGCGATCACCCCGCAGGAGAACGTGATCGCCGGCAACGTCATCGGTTACGGTGCGACCTCCGGCACGATGTTCATCTCCGGCGTGGTGGGCGAGCGGTTCCTGGTGCGCAACTCCGGCGCGACCGCGGTCGTGGAAGGCGTGGGAGACCACGCCCTCGAGTACATGACCGGCGGGCTCGCCGTGATCCTCGGGTCGACCGGCCGCAACTTCGGTGCCGGAATGTCCGGGGGAGTGGCGTACGTACACGCCCTCGATACCGGCAAGGTCAACTCGCAGTCGCTCGGCAGCGGTGAGCTGCTGCTGGAGCAGCTCGATCGCGCCGACCTCGAAGTGCTGCGCAGCCTGCTGATCGAGCACATCGAACGCACGGCATCCCCGCTGGCCTCCGACCTGCTCGCCCGGTTCGAGGAGACGGCATCCGAATTCGTGAAGGTGCTTCCCCGTGACTTCGCCGCTGTGCGGAGCATGCGCGAGGAAGCCGTCGCCGAGGGCATCGATCCCGATGGCGACATCGTCTGGAACCGCATCCTGGAGGTGACCGGTGGCTGA